A genomic region of Synechococcus sp. NOUM97013 contains the following coding sequences:
- a CDS encoding adenine phosphoribosyltransferase, with amino-acid sequence MRHHPVDLRQFIRDVPDFPKPGILFRDITPLLRAPEGWAEVMRQFDAICERLKPDLIVGIESRGFIVGTAIATRRNLGFVPIRKPGKLPGEVVGIDYALEYGTDRLEIHADALADGSRVLLVDDLLATGGTAEASAQLIERAGGELLGCAFVVELAALEGRKRLPESVAVDALITYG; translated from the coding sequence CGTGATGTCCCCGACTTTCCGAAGCCGGGAATCCTGTTTCGCGACATCACGCCACTGCTGCGTGCTCCCGAGGGCTGGGCTGAGGTGATGCGTCAGTTTGATGCGATCTGTGAGCGTCTCAAACCCGATCTGATCGTTGGCATTGAATCGCGGGGATTCATTGTTGGCACCGCCATTGCGACGCGACGCAACCTCGGCTTCGTCCCCATTCGCAAGCCTGGGAAGCTGCCTGGTGAGGTTGTCGGTATCGACTATGCCCTCGAATACGGCACCGATCGGCTGGAAATCCATGCTGATGCACTTGCCGACGGCTCCAGAGTTTTACTGGTAGATGATCTCCTCGCCACCGGAGGAACAGCAGAAGCCAGCGCTCAGCTAATTGAGCGTGCCGGTGGAGAACTGCTCGGTTGTGCCTTTGTCGTAGAACTGGCTGCCCTTGAAGGTCGCAAGCGACTGCCTGAAAGCGTGGCAGTGGACGCGTTGATCACCTACGGCTGA
- a CDS encoding DUF2949 domain-containing protein has translation MVISSDPQPAVSRALIDFLHQKLGLSDNAINLGLRQAELEQAPLPVVLWSFGLLNLTQYQDVLDWQLQHQS, from the coding sequence ATGGTTATCAGCAGTGATCCACAACCTGCGGTATCCCGGGCGCTGATTGACTTTCTTCACCAGAAACTCGGGTTGAGTGACAACGCCATCAATCTGGGGCTTCGTCAGGCTGAACTCGAACAGGCGCCGTTGCCGGTGGTGCTCTGGAGTTTCGGTTTGCTCAACCTGACGCAATACCAAGACGTGCTCGACTGGCAGCTGCAACACCAGTCCTGA
- a CDS encoding FAD-dependent monooxygenase produces MVTTASPARDSLATTGLSHFRVIGAGPTGALLALGLAHQGHSVDLVDSLPRQALLNRSRAYAITHSSRRLLQRLGLWSDLTANLTPFSALRLDDRATHQTSWFTLDDLRDANRKAEAIGWILDHRPLMRLLLDRLAQSPRVAMRFGVADIELSPSSFLVPEDWMIAADGPRSSLRQRSGALHWSHRYQQGCLTAKVRLSGAEPFTAYELFRPEGPMAVLPIGDDRYQVVWSAPFSLCRDRAGSKSDELLTALTSLLPQELSATELLDQPGAFPLELSLAPRLDRQRLLLVGESGHRCHPVGGQGLNLCWRDVSDLLDLTQQLRDGALKPRVLPRRYTRRRRWDLIGVLLATDLLIRFFSNRHPLLLPIRRVALVALAHLGWVRRLSLSAMTDGPGTLLTSLPE; encoded by the coding sequence GTGGTGACGACTGCTTCTCCAGCTCGAGATTCACTGGCCACCACAGGTCTGAGTCATTTCAGGGTTATTGGAGCTGGCCCTACCGGAGCACTACTGGCGCTGGGGCTGGCTCATCAAGGCCATTCCGTTGACTTAGTCGACTCACTTCCCCGCCAAGCGCTTCTTAATCGGAGTCGTGCCTACGCCATCACGCATTCCTCTCGGCGTTTGCTTCAACGGCTAGGACTTTGGTCCGATTTGACTGCAAATCTCACGCCGTTTTCAGCGCTGCGGCTCGATGACCGAGCCACCCATCAAACCTCCTGGTTCACTCTCGATGATCTGAGAGACGCCAACCGCAAGGCCGAAGCCATTGGTTGGATCCTGGACCATCGTCCTTTGATGCGCCTGCTGCTCGATCGTCTTGCGCAGTCCCCGCGGGTTGCGATGCGATTCGGCGTCGCCGACATTGAGCTGAGCCCTTCCTCTTTCTTAGTTCCTGAGGATTGGATGATTGCTGCTGATGGACCGCGCTCCTCCCTGCGTCAACGTTCAGGGGCTTTGCATTGGTCGCATCGCTATCAACAGGGATGTCTGACCGCCAAAGTTCGTCTCAGCGGTGCTGAACCGTTTACGGCCTATGAGCTGTTTCGTCCTGAAGGCCCGATGGCCGTGCTCCCCATTGGAGACGATCGTTATCAGGTCGTCTGGAGTGCGCCGTTCAGTCTGTGCCGCGACCGTGCAGGGTCCAAGAGCGATGAGCTCCTGACAGCCCTCACATCCCTTCTCCCGCAGGAACTGTCGGCTACGGAACTGCTGGACCAGCCTGGTGCATTCCCACTGGAGTTGAGCCTTGCACCACGACTGGATCGCCAACGCTTGCTGTTGGTAGGGGAATCAGGGCATCGCTGCCATCCGGTTGGTGGTCAGGGATTGAATCTTTGTTGGCGAGATGTCAGTGATCTGTTGGATTTGACCCAGCAGCTGCGCGATGGAGCTCTGAAGCCACGCGTACTGCCCCGTCGTTACACGCGCCGGCGGAGATGGGACCTCATCGGTGTCTTGCTTGCCACCGATCTGCTGATTCGTTTCTTCTCCAATCGTCACCCGCTGCTGCTGCCAATCCGTCGTGTGGCGTTGGTCGCGCTCGCCCACCTTGGTTGGGTTCGTCGTTTAAGCCTGTCCGCGATGACCGATGGTCCGGGCACACTGCTCACTTCACTGCCAGAGTGA
- a CDS encoding high light inducible protein — MSQAPSNAPTIRGASVTTEDGGRLNAFATEPRMEVVDTESGWGFHERAEKLNGRMAMLGFIALLATELALGGEAFTRGLLGIG, encoded by the coding sequence ATGTCCCAGGCTCCTTCCAACGCTCCCACCATTCGCGGTGCCAGCGTCACTACCGAGGATGGTGGCCGCCTGAATGCTTTCGCCACTGAGCCCCGCATGGAGGTGGTCGACACTGAAAGCGGCTGGGGTTTCCACGAGCGCGCCGAGAAGCTGAACGGTCGCATGGCCATGCTCGGCTTCATTGCCCTCCTCGCCACTGAGCTCGCCCTGGGTGGTGAAGCCTTCACGCGTGGTCTCCTGGGTATCGGCTGA
- the dapB gene encoding 4-hydroxy-tetrahydrodipicolinate reductase gives MSASSNPSIPVLVTGALGRMGAEVIRAVQASPDCHLVGAVDTTPGKEGADVGELLGLGELEVAVTADLEGCLCATSQAVRDAGPGQGAVMVDFTHPSVVYGNTRAAIAYGVHPVIGTTGLSPEQLQDLQTFSEKASVGGAVIPNFSVGMVLLQQAAAAAARFYDHAELTELHHNRKADAPSGTCIKTAELMEELGKTFNAAEVEEHESLEGSRGGQRPSGLRLHSLRLPGLVAHQEVMFGAPGETYTLRHDTIDRSAYMPGVLLCVRKVRQLSALVYGLERLL, from the coding sequence ATGAGCGCTTCCTCCAATCCTTCGATCCCAGTGCTGGTGACTGGAGCCCTGGGGCGCATGGGAGCTGAGGTGATTCGCGCCGTGCAGGCATCTCCCGACTGTCACCTGGTAGGGGCGGTTGATACGACACCGGGCAAGGAAGGAGCCGATGTCGGCGAGTTGCTTGGACTGGGGGAACTTGAGGTCGCTGTCACCGCCGACCTTGAAGGTTGTCTTTGTGCTACGAGCCAGGCTGTGCGGGATGCGGGCCCTGGGCAGGGGGCGGTGATGGTGGATTTCACACATCCATCGGTTGTTTACGGCAACACCAGGGCTGCAATCGCCTATGGGGTGCATCCCGTGATCGGTACCACCGGACTTTCGCCTGAGCAGCTGCAGGATCTGCAGACGTTTTCCGAGAAGGCTTCGGTGGGTGGAGCTGTGATTCCAAACTTTTCGGTGGGCATGGTGCTGCTTCAGCAGGCAGCGGCCGCAGCGGCGCGTTTCTATGACCATGCGGAACTGACGGAACTTCACCACAACCGCAAGGCGGATGCCCCCAGTGGCACCTGCATCAAGACAGCAGAGCTGATGGAGGAACTGGGGAAAACCTTCAATGCTGCGGAAGTGGAAGAGCACGAGTCCCTCGAAGGCAGTCGTGGTGGTCAGCGCCCCAGCGGTCTCCGGCTTCACTCCCTTCGTCTTCCTGGTCTTGTGGCCCATCAGGAAGTGATGTTCGGTGCCCCTGGTGAGACCTACACCCTTCGCCACGACACGATTGACCGATCCGCTTATATGCCAGGGGTTCTGCTTTGCGTGCGCAAGGTCCGCCAGCTTTCGGCACTTGTCTACGGCCTCGAACGCCTGCTCTGA
- a CDS encoding magnesium chelatase subunit H, which produces MFTQVRSAERRVAPVEGQNHKSVMKAVYVVLEPQYQNALTQAATALNAANGDLGIDLCGYLIEELRDETNYENFKRDVSEADVFVASLIFIEDLAQKVVDAVAPHRDRLKAAVVFPSMPEVMRLNKLGSFSMAQLGQSKSAIAGFMKKRKEAGGAGFQDAMLKLLNTLPTVLKYLPVEKAQDARSFMLSFQYWLGGTPDNLRNFLLMLADKYVFPAAEGEDRPEMQVADPEVFPDLGIWHPLAPTMFEDLKEYLNWTASRTDLSEEARKGPVIGLVLQRSHIVTGDDAHYVATIQELEFRGARVIPVFCGGLDFSKPVNTFFYDPLNPEQPLVDGTVSLTGFALVGGPARQDHPKAIESLKKLNRPYMVALPLVFQTTQEWEDSDLGLHPVQVALQIAIPELDGAIEPIVLSGRDDATGKAHTLQDRVDAIAERAIRWSSLRIKPRVEKKLAITVFSFPPDKGNVGTAAYLDVFGSIHRVMEEMKAQGYDVQDLPPNPRALLEAVINDADAMEGSPELSIAHRMSVEEYERLTPYSERLEENWGKPPGNLNSDGQNLLVFGRHFGNVFVGVQPTFGYEGDPMRLLYSRSASPHHGFAAYYTYLQKIWKADAVLHFGTHGSLEFMPGKQMGMSETCYPDSLIGALPNLYYYAANNPSEATIAKRRGYASTISYLTPPAENAGLYKGLKELGELVGSYQQLREGGRGVQIVNTIIETARQCNLDKDVDLPDDDSSTLDLEGRDALVGAVYRQLMEIESRLLPCGLHTIGKPPTAEEAIATLVNIAALEREEDELRSLPGLLAEAMGRTIEDIYKGNDEGVLADVELNRTITETSRAAIGAMVRSLTGSDGRVSMRNSFGWFYDLLAKFGFKLPSPWLRACCSAGFVQIDSTELDKLFAYLRFCLEQVCADMEMESLLKALDGEYILPGPGGDPIRNPGVLPSGKNIHALDPQAIPTRAAVAAAKGVVDKLIERQREEQGTWPETIACVLWGTDNIKTYGESLAQILWFVGVKPMPDSVGRVNKLELIPLEELGRPRIDVVVNCSGVFRDLFINQMALIDQAVKMAAEADEPLDQNFVRKHALEQAEKEGTSLRDAACRVFSNASGSYSSNVNLAVENSTWEEEGELQEMYLSRKTFAFNADNPGEMNQKREVFENVMKTADVTFQNLDSAEISLTDVSHYFDSDPTKLIAGLRDDGKAPTSYIADTTTANAQVRSLSETIRLDSRTKLLNPKWYEGMLDSGYEGVREVAKRLNFTLGWSATSGAVDNFVYEEANETFINDPEMRKRLLELNPNSFRQIVGTLLEVHGRGYWETSDENIEQLQELYQEVEDRIEGVTTA; this is translated from the coding sequence ATGTTCACACAGGTCCGCTCCGCCGAACGCCGCGTTGCTCCTGTGGAGGGTCAAAACCACAAATCCGTGATGAAAGCGGTGTACGTGGTTCTTGAGCCCCAGTACCAGAACGCACTCACCCAGGCGGCAACGGCACTCAATGCTGCCAACGGAGATCTTGGCATCGATCTCTGCGGCTACCTGATTGAGGAGCTGCGGGACGAAACCAATTACGAAAACTTCAAGCGCGACGTATCCGAAGCGGATGTGTTCGTTGCTTCCTTGATCTTCATCGAGGATCTGGCGCAAAAGGTGGTGGATGCCGTCGCTCCCCATCGCGATCGCCTGAAGGCTGCAGTGGTCTTCCCCTCGATGCCGGAGGTGATGCGCCTGAACAAGCTGGGCAGCTTCTCGATGGCTCAGCTGGGTCAGAGCAAGAGCGCCATCGCAGGCTTCATGAAGAAGCGAAAGGAAGCCGGTGGTGCCGGTTTCCAGGACGCGATGCTCAAGCTCTTGAACACGCTCCCAACCGTTCTCAAGTACCTGCCGGTTGAGAAGGCCCAGGACGCCAGAAGCTTCATGCTCAGCTTCCAATACTGGCTTGGCGGCACCCCGGACAACCTCCGCAACTTCCTGCTGATGTTGGCGGATAAATACGTGTTCCCTGCGGCCGAAGGTGAGGATCGGCCCGAGATGCAGGTGGCTGACCCCGAGGTGTTCCCCGACCTTGGCATCTGGCACCCCCTCGCACCAACCATGTTCGAGGACCTGAAGGAGTACCTCAACTGGACCGCAAGCCGCACCGATCTCTCCGAAGAAGCCCGCAAAGGACCGGTGATCGGCCTGGTGCTGCAGCGCAGCCACATCGTCACTGGTGACGATGCCCACTACGTCGCCACCATCCAGGAGCTGGAATTCCGCGGCGCCCGGGTGATTCCGGTTTTCTGTGGTGGCCTGGACTTTTCTAAGCCAGTCAACACTTTCTTCTACGACCCGTTGAATCCGGAACAGCCACTGGTGGACGGCACCGTCTCCCTCACCGGTTTTGCGCTGGTCGGTGGCCCCGCTCGTCAGGATCACCCCAAGGCGATCGAGTCGCTCAAGAAGCTAAACCGGCCCTACATGGTGGCTCTTCCCCTGGTGTTCCAAACCACCCAGGAATGGGAAGACAGTGACCTGGGACTGCACCCTGTTCAGGTGGCACTCCAGATCGCGATTCCCGAACTGGATGGCGCCATCGAACCAATCGTGCTCTCCGGTCGCGACGACGCCACCGGTAAAGCCCACACGCTTCAGGATCGCGTCGACGCCATTGCGGAGCGAGCTATTCGCTGGTCATCCCTGCGGATCAAGCCGCGCGTCGAGAAGAAACTGGCAATCACAGTGTTCAGTTTCCCTCCCGACAAGGGCAACGTCGGCACAGCGGCCTACCTCGATGTGTTCGGCTCCATCCACCGCGTGATGGAGGAAATGAAGGCCCAGGGCTACGACGTGCAGGATCTGCCGCCCAACCCACGCGCCCTGCTGGAAGCGGTGATTAACGATGCCGACGCCATGGAGGGTTCACCAGAGCTGTCGATCGCCCACCGCATGAGCGTTGAGGAATACGAACGCCTCACGCCCTATTCCGAACGACTCGAGGAGAACTGGGGCAAGCCACCTGGCAACCTCAACAGCGACGGCCAGAACCTGCTCGTTTTCGGTCGCCACTTCGGCAACGTTTTTGTTGGCGTTCAGCCCACCTTCGGCTACGAGGGTGATCCCATGCGCTTGCTCTATTCCCGTAGTGCCAGCCCCCACCACGGCTTCGCGGCTTATTACACCTATCTCCAGAAAATCTGGAAAGCGGATGCGGTGCTGCACTTCGGCACCCACGGCTCTCTTGAGTTCATGCCTGGCAAGCAGATGGGCATGAGCGAAACCTGTTACCCCGACTCCCTCATCGGAGCCCTGCCGAACCTCTATTACTACGCAGCCAACAACCCTTCAGAAGCGACGATCGCCAAGCGACGCGGCTACGCCTCCACGATCAGCTACCTCACCCCTCCCGCAGAAAATGCTGGTCTTTACAAAGGTCTGAAGGAGTTGGGAGAGCTGGTGGGCTCCTATCAGCAGCTGCGTGAAGGTGGCCGCGGTGTGCAGATCGTCAACACCATCATCGAAACGGCACGTCAGTGCAATCTCGATAAAGACGTCGACCTGCCTGACGACGATTCCTCGACCCTTGATCTCGAAGGACGTGATGCTCTGGTCGGTGCGGTGTATCGCCAGCTGATGGAGATCGAAAGCCGGCTGCTCCCCTGTGGTCTGCACACCATCGGCAAGCCTCCAACAGCGGAGGAAGCGATCGCAACGCTGGTCAACATCGCTGCGCTCGAGCGCGAAGAGGACGAATTGCGCTCCCTTCCCGGCCTGCTCGCCGAGGCCATGGGCCGCACCATCGAAGACATCTACAAAGGCAACGACGAAGGCGTTCTCGCCGATGTGGAGCTCAACCGCACTATCACGGAGACATCCAGGGCAGCCATCGGCGCGATGGTTCGCAGCCTCACTGGCAGCGACGGTCGCGTGAGCATGCGCAACAGCTTCGGTTGGTTCTACGACCTGCTGGCCAAGTTCGGCTTCAAACTTCCCTCCCCCTGGCTGCGTGCCTGCTGCAGCGCAGGCTTTGTTCAGATCGATTCCACCGAGCTCGACAAGCTGTTCGCTTATCTGCGTTTCTGCCTCGAACAGGTGTGTGCCGATATGGAAATGGAGAGTCTGCTCAAGGCTCTTGATGGCGAGTACATCCTTCCTGGCCCAGGTGGCGATCCGATCCGCAACCCCGGGGTGCTGCCCAGTGGCAAGAACATCCACGCTCTCGACCCCCAAGCCATTCCCACCCGTGCTGCAGTGGCCGCAGCCAAAGGTGTTGTCGACAAATTGATCGAACGTCAGCGTGAAGAGCAGGGCACCTGGCCTGAAACCATCGCCTGCGTGCTTTGGGGAACCGACAACATCAAGACCTACGGCGAATCGCTAGCTCAGATCCTCTGGTTTGTGGGTGTCAAACCGATGCCGGACTCCGTTGGTCGCGTCAACAAGCTTGAGCTGATTCCCCTTGAAGAACTCGGACGCCCCCGCATTGATGTGGTGGTGAATTGTTCTGGTGTGTTCCGCGATCTGTTCATCAATCAGATGGCCCTGATCGATCAGGCCGTGAAGATGGCCGCAGAAGCGGACGAACCTCTTGATCAGAACTTTGTGCGCAAGCATGCGCTCGAACAGGCTGAAAAAGAGGGAACTTCGCTGCGTGACGCGGCCTGCCGTGTCTTCTCTAATGCCAGCGGCAGCTACAGCTCCAACGTGAACCTCGCGGTGGAGAACAGCACCTGGGAAGAGGAAGGTGAATTGCAGGAGATGTATCTCTCCCGCAAAACCTTCGCGTTCAACGCCGACAATCCCGGTGAAATGAACCAGAAGCGGGAGGTCTTCGAGAATGTGATGAAGACTGCCGATGTGACCTTCCAGAACCTCGACTCCGCGGAGATCTCCCTCACGGACGTCAGCCACTACTTCGACTCCGACCCCACCAAGCTGATTGCTGGCCTCCGGGACGACGGCAAGGCACCCACCAGCTACATCGCGGACACCACCACCGCCAACGCGCAGGTTCGCTCGCTCAGTGAAACGATCCGCCTGGATTCACGCACCAAGCTGCTGAATCCCAAGTGGTACGAAGGCATGCTCGACTCCGGTTACGAAGGCGTGCGTGAAGTGGCCAAGCGCCTCAACTTCACCCTCGGTTGGAGTGCCACCAGCGGCGCCGTCGACAACTTCGTCTACGAAGAAGCCAACGAAACCTTCATCAATGACCCAGAGATGCGCAAGCGTTTACTGGAGCTGAACCCCAACAGCTTCCGCCAGATCGTTGGCACGCTGCTCGAAGTGCACGGTCGCGGCTACTGGGAGACGTCCGATGAAAACATCGAACAGCTCCAAGAGCTCTACCAAGAGGTTGAGGACCGGATTGAAGGTGTCACGACAGCCTGA
- a CDS encoding thiol-disulfide oxidoreductase DCC family protein, producing MSTSPELTLLYDGGCPLCVREVTFLTRRDRQGSIRFVDVDAQDYRPEHWSGITYRQAMARIHAIQADGTVLTDVAVFREAYRLIGLGWIYAPTTWPVLGEVLNAAYGVWARFRLRITGRQTLDQLCDQRCARPL from the coding sequence ATGAGCACGAGCCCGGAGCTCACGCTCCTCTACGACGGAGGTTGCCCTCTCTGCGTCCGTGAAGTGACGTTTTTGACCCGCCGTGATCGTCAGGGATCCATCCGTTTCGTGGATGTTGACGCACAGGATTACCGTCCTGAGCACTGGTCAGGGATCACCTATCGGCAGGCTATGGCCAGGATCCATGCCATCCAGGCCGATGGCACCGTGCTCACCGATGTCGCGGTGTTCCGTGAGGCCTACCGCTTGATCGGCCTCGGTTGGATTTATGCACCCACGACCTGGCCTGTGTTGGGTGAAGTGCTGAATGCTGCCTATGGGGTGTGGGCCCGCTTCCGGCTCAGAATCACAGGGCGTCAGACCCTGGATCAGCTCTGTGATCAGCGCTGTGCGCGTCCTCTCTGA
- the folP gene encoding dihydropteroate synthase: MRRPACWGERPAVMGVVNLTPDSFSDGGRFNRLDLALKEVSKQVSAGADVLDLGAQSTRPGAEEVGAEEEIRRLLPSLSAIRSAHPQLIISVDTFLAPVAEAALEAGADWINDVSGGRRDPAMHPLVAEAGCPYVLMHSRGDSSTMDACTDYGAQGVVTGVLNELRQSRDRALAAGLRREQLIWDPGLGFAKTNAQNLELLCRLEELQRDDIPLLLGPSRKRFIGAVLDEPRARARIWGTAAVCARAVAAGVQVLRVHDVGPISQVVRMAAAVQRTA; encoded by the coding sequence ATGCGACGTCCGGCTTGCTGGGGTGAACGTCCGGCTGTGATGGGGGTGGTCAACCTCACCCCTGATTCCTTCAGTGACGGTGGCCGCTTCAACCGGCTTGATCTGGCCCTCAAAGAGGTCTCCAAGCAGGTGTCTGCTGGGGCGGATGTGTTGGATCTCGGGGCTCAGAGCACACGACCGGGAGCAGAGGAGGTGGGTGCTGAAGAGGAGATCAGGCGCTTGCTTCCCTCTCTCAGTGCGATTCGATCAGCCCATCCCCAGCTGATCATTTCCGTCGACACCTTTCTGGCACCGGTGGCGGAAGCTGCTCTGGAAGCTGGAGCTGACTGGATCAATGATGTCAGCGGTGGCCGGCGGGACCCCGCAATGCATCCTCTGGTGGCGGAGGCCGGTTGCCCCTATGTGTTGATGCACAGCAGGGGTGACAGCAGCACGATGGATGCGTGCACGGACTACGGCGCTCAGGGAGTTGTGACAGGTGTGCTCAATGAGCTCCGCCAAAGCAGGGATCGTGCCCTGGCTGCCGGTCTGCGGCGGGAGCAACTGATCTGGGATCCAGGTCTTGGGTTCGCCAAGACCAATGCGCAGAACCTGGAACTCTTGTGCCGATTGGAGGAGCTGCAACGGGATGACATTCCTCTTCTGCTCGGTCCGTCTCGCAAACGCTTCATCGGTGCAGTACTCGATGAGCCACGGGCTCGGGCCAGGATCTGGGGAACCGCTGCCGTCTGTGCCAGGGCTGTCGCTGCCGGTGTGCAGGTGTTGCGCGTTCACGATGTCGGGCCGATCAGCCAGGTGGTCAGGATGGCAGCGGCGGTACAGCGGACCGCATGA
- the tpiA gene encoding triose-phosphate isomerase has translation MRKPVIAGNWKMHMTCAQTRDWLSTFLPLIAETPDDRHVVVAPPFTAISTMAEASSGSRVQISSQNVHWEAQGAFTAEISPAMLEEHGVRYAIVGHSEPRKYFSESDEQINHRARSAQANGLIPIVCVGESDEQRSRGEAERVIRRQVEQGLEGLDPSRLVVAYEPIWAIGTGKTCESAEANRICGLIRSWVGAPDLVIQYGGSVKPGNIDELMGMSDIDGVLVGGASLDPESFARIANYQAA, from the coding sequence GTGCGCAAACCGGTGATCGCTGGAAACTGGAAGATGCACATGACCTGTGCCCAGACCCGGGACTGGTTGAGCACGTTCCTTCCACTGATCGCCGAGACCCCTGACGATCGCCATGTGGTGGTGGCCCCTCCCTTTACGGCCATCAGCACCATGGCGGAAGCGAGTTCAGGTTCGCGCGTGCAGATTTCCAGTCAGAACGTTCACTGGGAAGCTCAGGGGGCCTTCACCGCCGAGATTTCTCCAGCGATGCTCGAGGAGCACGGGGTCCGTTACGCGATCGTCGGTCACAGCGAACCGCGCAAATACTTCAGCGAAAGCGACGAACAGATCAATCACCGGGCGCGTTCTGCCCAGGCCAACGGACTGATTCCGATCGTTTGCGTGGGTGAGAGTGATGAACAGCGCAGCCGTGGTGAGGCCGAGCGTGTGATCCGTCGTCAGGTGGAGCAGGGACTGGAAGGTCTTGATCCCAGCCGTCTGGTGGTGGCCTACGAACCCATCTGGGCCATCGGTACAGGCAAGACCTGTGAGTCTGCTGAGGCCAATCGAATCTGCGGCTTGATCCGCAGCTGGGTGGGAGCTCCGGACCTCGTGATCCAGTACGGCGGCTCCGTGAAGCCCGGCAATATCGATGAGCTCATGGGCATGAGTGACATTGATGGCGTGCTGGTGGGTGGCGCGTCGCTGGACCCGGAAAGCTTCGCTCGCATCGCGAACTACCAAGCCGCCTAA
- a CDS encoding RNA-binding S4 domain-containing protein, which produces MRLDQFLKWKGWVGTGGEAKMRIQAGEVAVNDCVITQRGRQLHVGDHVSMGTDQAIVTDI; this is translated from the coding sequence ATGCGCCTTGATCAGTTCCTGAAATGGAAAGGCTGGGTCGGTACGGGTGGTGAGGCCAAGATGCGCATCCAAGCAGGTGAAGTGGCGGTGAATGACTGCGTCATCACCCAGCGCGGTCGCCAGCTTCATGTGGGCGATCATGTGTCGATGGGCACCGATCAGGCCATCGTCACCGACATCTGA